The following nucleotide sequence is from Lysobacterales bacterium.
AGGCATAACAGTTGCCGCCATTCGGCTGGGCCGGATCATCGTTGGCTTGCAGTCCGGTGCCGGTCTTCGCGATCCACTCGCCGTTGCGCCAGTTGCCGAAGTACTGGCCGTCGGCCGGGAAGCGCACCGACGCGGTGGCCGCATCGATGATCTGCTGCGCGAGTTCGTTCGGCAGCGGCTGACCTTCGTGGTCGCTGCAAATCCGTTGCATGTCGCTTTGTTTGAGGCGGTCGAGCCCCGCCTGACCCCTGGCCTGGAACGAACCGACGATGCTGGCCTGACGTGCGACGGCAGGATCGGTGCCACTGCCGGGCGCTTCTTCCGGCGTGCTCGCGCATGACACTAGCGCGGCCAGAGCGACCAGGGCGAACCCGGCGCGGGTGATCGGGACAGGCCTCGACATGGACATCTCCTAACGCTTCAACCCGGGGGCATTCATGGCTTCGCCATTGGCCTGCACGCCGAGATAGGTGATCAGGTCGATCGCGATCGCCGACCCGTGCAGCAGGGCCGGCAGGCGCTGCTGGCGTGCGCAATCGGCCATGCGCCATTCGATCGTGCGCACCGTCCCTTGCGACAGCCGATAGGCCGGCCACGTCGAGAAGGCGGCTTTCGCGCCCTCCGGTCGATTCAGGCGCAACAGCGATTGCAGGCGAATGCGCTTGCCATCCTGGCTGTGGCACGTCGCACAGGAAAAATCATGCGGCCCGGCCCGGAAGTTGAACTGACGACGTCCCGATTCGAAGGCGGCGCGCTCGGCCGGATGCGTCTGCGGCACCGCCACCGGCAGCCCCCGCGACTGCGCTGCGAGATACGCCGACAGGGCCTCCAGATCGGTCTGCTGCTGGCCTTGTTCCGAGTACGGCTGCTGGTGCAATGAGGTGACGTCGAGCCCCTGCAACCGGACCATGCAGTGCAGCAGGCGCGTCTCCAAGTCCATGACCCGGCCGGCATCATCGAACCAGCGCGGCAGTTGCGCGTAGGCACCCCTGACCACACCCGGACCGAGACCGAGATCGCAGCCGTTCAACGCAGCCTGCTTCGGGCCGCGGACCGCGTTCCACAGCGCCTCGCCCTGCATCTCGACCAGTTCCGCCGGATTGTCGTCACCGAACATGGCGCGGTATTCGGCGAAGACATCGTCCGCGCGCGTCTGCGCCGCCACAGGCAGAAGCAGGACCAGCGCGACGATCACGCGCGGCAGCGGATTGCGGATCATCGCGTCCTCCTTGCAGTCGGGGTCGTGGCTGGGCTCACGCCAGGGTGACTTCATCGTCGCGGCGGTCGCCCGTGTCGTCGACCCAGCCGATATGGACCTTGTCGCCCGGTACGCCGCCCTTGAAGCGGAATTGCAGGAACGGATTCTGCGATACGGCGGCGCCCCATTCGGCCGTCAGCACGATCCGATCATTGTGTTTCGCGGTCACCGTGGTGATGTGATACACCGGCACCGGATTGCCGCTGCTGTCCTTGCGCAGGCCGGTTTCCATCGGGTGCGACATCAGCACTTTCACTTCGGTCACGCCATCGCTCGTGGTGGCGCGGATTCGCATCGGATTGCCCATGATCGTTCTCCTGTCTGTCCGTGCCGCGCTTCAGCCGCCGCAGCCGCCGAGCGTGACCTTGGTCTCGCGCGACGTGCCGTAGAGTTTGCCGTTCGCACGCACCACGGCGTGCAGCTTGCAGGTCTGCGACACCTTGACGCGGGTCTGCACCGAAGCCTCGGTGCCGTCGGCGAAAACGAACAGCGCCGCGAGCGGATTCGGATTCATCTCGACCAGGATCGCGATCTCGGTCGTACCGGGAATCGTGCTGGTGACGTTCACCGGCACAACCGCGCCATTCTCGGCGATCTCGGGCGTGATGAAGCTGATGTCATTGCTCGGTTCGGGCGTGCCGCCCATCGCGGCGAACGCGGATTCCAGCCCCTTGGCCTCGAAAGCCGCCTGCGGACGTACCCATTGCGCGAACGCGCGCCATGGCCACAACGCTGCAGTGACCGCAGCAGCGGTGACGGCAAGGAACGATCGACGATGCAGGTTCATGCGGATTCCTTCAATCAGTGAACGGGTTCAGCGCGGCGCGCCATCGGTCAGCCAGCGCGCAATCAGGTCAAGGTCGGTGTCGGACAGGGTCGATTGTGGCGGCATCGCGACCTCGCCCCAGCGGCCGGCGCCACCGCTGCGAATGCGCCCCTTGAGGTACCCGGCGGCATCGGCCTGGTCCCGGTACTTCTCGGCGATCTGCCGGAAGCCCGGCCCGATGATCTTGCCCTCGATGCCATGGCAGCCGAGACAGCCGTTCGCGCTCAACGGCGCGGTCGGCGCCTTCGCCGCCGCAACCGTCGCGTCTGCGGATTCGGGCAACGTACGCGTGCCGCGGATGGTGCCGTATTCGCGATTCTGCTTCGACAGTTCGCCGTGCGCGGTCTTGGCGAATTCGGGCAGCGACGATGACACCGCGACGTCGGCGTCGCAGCGCTTCATGCAGGCCGTGTTGTGCGTGTCGGGCACGCCGTCGATGTCCCATAGACCATGGTCGCGGGTCATGCCGTCGCGGTTCGGCATGCGCGACTGTACCCACGCGATGTTCTTCTCGCTGAGCACGAAGTCGGCCGGCACGATTTCGGCGAGATTCAGCAGATAGGCGAGCACGGCGTAGACTTCGTCGGGCGTCAGCGATTTCGGCTTGTCCCAGGGCATCGCGCGGTGGATGAAGTCCCACAACGTGGAAACTGTCGGCATCTTCATGATCGTCGTGCGCGCGGTGCCGCCTTCCTTCAGCGCCAGGACCCGGCCTCGCTCGATGTCCTGCGTCGTGGTGTTGCCGATCAGCGGCGGGAACACGTGGTTGGCATCGCCGAAATCGCCGTGGCACGAACTGCAGCGCTCGATCCACAGGGTCTCGCCATCGGCAACGCTGCCCGAACCTGCGGGCAATCCGACGAAGTCCGGGCGCACGTCGATGTCCCAGGCGGCGATCTCGGCCGCGGTCGCCGCACGACCGATGCCCTCGTAAGCCGGCACGGCCTCGCTGATCGTGGCGCACGCCACCACCCAGGTGGACAGCCAGTACCACCGACGATCAGGCGACCTGGACATTCGTCACCTCGCCCGACGCGGCGACACGCCACGACTGGATCGCGTTGTTGTGATAGACCGAGCGGGTGCCGCGCACGGCGCGCAATTGCGCATAGGTCGGCTGCACGAAACCGGTCTCGTCGATCACGCGGCTTTGCAGGATCGCGGGCTCGCCGTTCCAAATCCAGCCGATGTTGAAGCGGGTCAGCGCCTTGCTCAGGATCGGCGTTTCGAGGCGCGCGGTCTGCCAGTGGTCGCCGCCGTCGAACGACACATCGACGCGCTTGACCTTGCCGCGCCCCGACCACGCCAGCCCGGTGACGTTGTAGTACCCCTGCTCAAGCAGCGTTTGTCCGCCGGACGGCGAGGTGATCACCGACTTCGCTTCCTGGATCGAGGTGTATTCGCGCATGCGGCCATCGGGCATCAGGTCGGCATAACCTGAGGTTTCGTCCTTGGCCCCGTAACGCTGGTCGCCCACTTCCAGGCGACGCAGCCATTTCACCCAGGACACGCCCTGCACTCCCGGGACCACGAGACGCAGCGGATAACCGTTTTCGGGGCGGATCATTTCGCCATTGCCGGCGAACGCGACCAGGGCGTCGTCGAGTGCACGCGCAATGTCGATGGTGCGGGTCAGGCTCGAACCGTCCGCACCTTCGGCGAGCAGATATTTCGCGCGCTTCAGGTCGATGCCGCAATCGTCGAGCAGGGTCGACAGCAGCACGCCGGTGTACTCCGAGCACGACAGCATGCCGTGCGTGTACTGCACCGTCGGCACCGCGACATTGCCCCACTCCATCGCGGTATTCGCGCCGCATTCGATGAAATGGATGCGCGACACCTGCGGCAGGCGCATCAGGTCATCCATGGTGTAGACCTTCGGCGTCTTCACCAATCCGTTGATCATCAACCGATGCCGGGACGGATCGATCTCGACCCAGCCCTGATGATGGCGTTCGAAATGCAGACCGGACGGCGTGATGATGCCGAACAGGCCCTGCAGCGGCGTGAACGCGACCGAGGCCTGCGGCACGCTGGCCAGACCCGGACTCTCGCGACGCTGCAGGTTCGCTTCGTAACTGGCCGGCTGGCCGTAGCCGCGATGCGCGACGGGCAGCCCGAGCGAGGTCGTCCACGGCGGCAACTGCAAGATCTCCGGATCACCGGCGGTGCCCGACTCGGCCGCACGCGCAGCGCCGACGCCGGCGACACCCGCCGCAGCCGCGGCGAATGCGGTGCGCATCCAGTGACGACGCTGCGCATCGAAGCCGTCCTTGTTGACGCTGGCGACGAAGTCCTGCCCCAGGAACGACTCCGGTGCACGCAGCAACCGGCCTCGACGCTGGATGTCATCGTGCTGCGTCATCGACGTCACTGCAGGCTGCTGACGAGCGGGCGACCGAGTGTCGTCCACTCGTGCATCGAACCGTCGTACAGGCGCGCGTCGGCCACGCCCATGACTTCGCTGAGCACGAACCATGCGCCGGCGGCCATGTGGCCGGTATTGCAGTAGACGATGGCATGACGCTTCGGCGTCACCCCGATGGCGGCGAGCACGTCGCGATACTGCACGGCACTCATCAACTTCTGGGCACGACCGTTTGGGCGAGTCTGCAGGTCGGGCGGGAAACTCACCGCGCCCTGCACGTGGCCCGGCGCGGTGACCGCCGGCAGCTTGTGGAACAGGCCGAGATATTGCGGCAGCGGGCGCGCGTCGATGATCTGGGGCGACCGCTTGCCCGGACGCAGATCGTCGCGCTCGGCCAGCCAACGCGTGTCCAACCGCGTCGCCTGCCAATCGCCCGGCGCGAGCTGTGGCGTGGCACCGACCGCCATCTCGTACCCGGCAGACTGCCAAGCCGCATTGCCGCCATCGAGCAGGGCCATGTCGCGCTGACCGTAGGCCTTCAAGGTCCAGTAGAACCGCGCGGCCATGTCGAACTCGTCGAAGGTCTCGCTCTGCGCGGTGATGACCAGGGCATCGCCGTGATTCACACCGAGCGCACGCAACAGCGCTTCGATCTCGGTCCCGTCGGGCAACATCTTGTCGATCTTCCTGCCTTCGACCATGCGGCTGACCCGAGTCTTCTCGAAGTCGACCAGACGTGCGCCCTGGATGTGTCCGCCCAGTGTCACGAGGACGGTTGCGCCGGTCTTCGGGTCGGTGCCGAACTCGGGGGCCGCGGCAAACGCGTCGAGGTCGCTGCGCACGTCGAGCACGACGACCTCGCTGCGATGCGCGTTCAACCACGACGCCGACACCACGTTGCCGGGCAACTCCGCCGCGGACAGCGGCAGC
It contains:
- the soxX gene encoding sulfur oxidation c-type cytochrome SoxX codes for the protein MSRPVPITRAGFALVALAALVSCASTPEEAPGSGTDPAVARQASIVGSFQARGQAGLDRLKQSDMQRICSDHEGQPLPNELAQQIIDAATASVRFPADGQYFGNWRNGEWIAKTGTGLQANDDPAQPNGGNCYACHQMAPAELAFGTLGPPLDRYGALRGRSEPILKYTWTRLWNSHAYNACSHMPRFGDAGILSEQQLKDVMAYLFDPASPVNQAAQSAP
- the soxA gene encoding sulfur oxidation c-type cytochrome SoxA, with the protein product MIRNPLPRVIVALVLLLPVAAQTRADDVFAEYRAMFGDDNPAELVEMQGEALWNAVRGPKQAALNGCDLGLGPGVVRGAYAQLPRWFDDAGRVMDLETRLLHCMVRLQGLDVTSLHQQPYSEQGQQQTDLEALSAYLAAQSRGLPVAVPQTHPAERAAFESGRRQFNFRAGPHDFSCATCHSQDGKRIRLQSLLRLNRPEGAKAAFSTWPAYRLSQGTVRTIEWRMADCARQQRLPALLHGSAIAIDLITYLGVQANGEAMNAPGLKR
- the soxZ gene encoding thiosulfate oxidation carrier complex protein SoxZ, producing MGNPMRIRATTSDGVTEVKVLMSHPMETGLRKDSSGNPVPVYHITTVTAKHNDRIVLTAEWGAAVSQNPFLQFRFKGGVPGDKVHIGWVDDTGDRRDDEVTLA
- the soxY gene encoding thiosulfate oxidation carrier protein SoxY, which gives rise to MNLHRRSFLAVTAAAVTAALWPWRAFAQWVRPQAAFEAKGLESAFAAMGGTPEPSNDISFITPEIAENGAVVPVNVTSTIPGTTEIAILVEMNPNPLAALFVFADGTEASVQTRVKVSQTCKLHAVVRANGKLYGTSRETKVTLGGCGG
- a CDS encoding c-type cytochrome gives rise to the protein MSRSPDRRWYWLSTWVVACATISEAVPAYEGIGRAATAAEIAAWDIDVRPDFVGLPAGSGSVADGETLWIERCSSCHGDFGDANHVFPPLIGNTTTQDIERGRVLALKEGGTARTTIMKMPTVSTLWDFIHRAMPWDKPKSLTPDEVYAVLAYLLNLAEIVPADFVLSEKNIAWVQSRMPNRDGMTRDHGLWDIDGVPDTHNTACMKRCDADVAVSSSLPEFAKTAHGELSKQNREYGTIRGTRTLPESADATVAAAKAPTAPLSANGCLGCHGIEGKIIGPGFRQIAEKYRDQADAAGYLKGRIRSGGAGRWGEVAMPPQSTLSDTDLDLIARWLTDGAPR
- the soxC gene encoding sulfite dehydrogenase, which encodes MTQHDDIQRRGRLLRAPESFLGQDFVASVNKDGFDAQRRHWMRTAFAAAAAGVAGVGAARAAESGTAGDPEILQLPPWTTSLGLPVAHRGYGQPASYEANLQRRESPGLASVPQASVAFTPLQGLFGIITPSGLHFERHHQGWVEIDPSRHRLMINGLVKTPKVYTMDDLMRLPQVSRIHFIECGANTAMEWGNVAVPTVQYTHGMLSCSEYTGVLLSTLLDDCGIDLKRAKYLLAEGADGSSLTRTIDIARALDDALVAFAGNGEMIRPENGYPLRLVVPGVQGVSWVKWLRRLEVGDQRYGAKDETSGYADLMPDGRMREYTSIQEAKSVITSPSGGQTLLEQGYYNVTGLAWSGRGKVKRVDVSFDGGDHWQTARLETPILSKALTRFNIGWIWNGEPAILQSRVIDETGFVQPTYAQLRAVRGTRSVYHNNAIQSWRVAASGEVTNVQVA
- a CDS encoding sulfurtransferase produces the protein MRSIRILVSCLAVLALPLSAAELPGNVVSASWLNAHRSEVVVLDVRSDLDAFAAAPEFGTDPKTGATVLVTLGGHIQGARLVDFEKTRVSRMVEGRKIDKMLPDGTEIEALLRALGVNHGDALVITAQSETFDEFDMAARFYWTLKAYGQRDMALLDGGNAAWQSAGYEMAVGATPQLAPGDWQATRLDTRWLAERDDLRPGKRSPQIIDARPLPQYLGLFHKLPAVTAPGHVQGAVSFPPDLQTRPNGRAQKLMSAVQYRDVLAAIGVTPKRHAIVYCNTGHMAAGAWFVLSEVMGVADARLYDGSMHEWTTLGRPLVSSLQ